The following proteins come from a genomic window of Nocardiopsis sp. YSL2:
- a CDS encoding DeoR/GlpR family DNA-binding transcription regulator, translating to MLAAQRQEQILDQLRRSGAVRVADLVESLAVSDMTIRRDLDALEGRGALRKVHGGAVTLQGPRTEEPGFEAKSTRQADEKRAIARAAAGLVAPHSAVGLSAGTTTAAVAEHLCEVPGLTVVTNSLRVAEILHRAPRQDRTVALTGGFRTPSDALVGPLALTSLRGLNLDVLILGVHGMQVRAGFTTPNLMEAETDRALVEAAGTLVVAADHTKWGTVGVSTIAPLDRCDVLVTDTGLDPAARRALDEHVGSVVAAPVGEDA from the coding sequence TTGCTGGCCGCCCAACGGCAGGAACAGATCCTCGACCAGCTGCGGCGGAGCGGGGCCGTCCGCGTCGCCGACCTCGTCGAGAGCCTCGCGGTGTCGGACATGACCATCAGGCGCGACCTCGACGCGCTGGAGGGCCGCGGCGCCCTGCGCAAGGTGCACGGCGGCGCCGTCACCCTCCAGGGCCCGCGCACCGAGGAACCCGGGTTCGAGGCCAAGTCGACCCGCCAGGCCGACGAGAAGCGCGCCATCGCCCGCGCCGCCGCGGGCCTGGTCGCACCGCACAGCGCCGTGGGCCTGTCCGCCGGCACCACCACCGCGGCCGTGGCCGAACACCTGTGCGAGGTCCCCGGGCTGACCGTGGTCACCAACTCCCTGCGCGTGGCCGAGATCCTGCACCGCGCCCCCCGCCAGGACCGCACCGTCGCCCTGACCGGCGGATTCCGCACCCCCTCCGACGCCCTCGTGGGACCCCTCGCCCTGACCTCCCTGCGCGGCCTCAACCTCGACGTCCTCATCCTGGGCGTGCACGGCATGCAGGTCCGGGCCGGCTTCACCACCCCCAACCTCATGGAGGCCGAGACCGACCGCGCGCTGGTCGAGGCCGCCGGCACCCTGGTGGTCGCGGCCGACCACACCAAGTGGGGCACCGTGGGGGTCAGCACCATCGCCCCGCTCGACCGCTGCGACGTGCTCGTCACCGACACCGGCCTCGACCCCGCCGCGCGCCGGGCCCTCGACGAACACGTGGGCAGCGTCGTGGCCGCCCCCGTCGGAGAGGACGCCTGA